The Candidatus Cloacimonadota bacterium genome window below encodes:
- a CDS encoding 2-oxoacid:acceptor oxidoreductase family protein, with amino-acid sequence MKISERKTVEIRLSGSGGQGLVLAGIVLANAAVNDKRRVTQTQSYGPESRGGASRADVIISREEIFFPEATRFDILMALTQEACDKFLFDLKDDGFLIVDNSIVKNIALLSSTVYELPFTEIALDKLGSPLPTNILSLAFLVKISGIVSEQALKKAIETTVKRSFVDVNLKAMKLGFDLAKKYK; translated from the coding sequence ATGAAAATATCAGAACGGAAAACGGTTGAAATACGTTTGAGTGGAAGTGGTGGTCAAGGATTAGTATTAGCAGGAATTGTCTTAGCAAATGCCGCTGTAAATGATAAGAGAAGGGTCACACAAACTCAGAGTTATGGGCCGGAGTCACGCGGAGGTGCCAGCCGTGCTGATGTTATCATCAGCCGCGAAGAGATCTTCTTCCCGGAAGCGACTAGGTTCGATATTTTGATGGCTTTAACTCAGGAAGCTTGCGATAAATTCCTGTTTGACCTAAAAGATGATGGTTTCCTGATAGTTGATAATTCAATTGTTAAAAATATTGCCCTCTTGAGTTCAACTGTTTATGAGCTACCTTTTACTGAAATAGCATTAGACAAACTCGGTTCTCCACTCCCAACCAATATTTTATCATTAGCTTTTCTGGTAAAGATTTCTGGAATAGTCTCAGAGCAGGCCTTGAAAAAAGCTATCGAAACAACAGTAAAGAGATCATTTGTTGATGTTAACCTAAAGGCAATGAAATTGGGTTTTGATCTGGCGAAGAAGTATAAATAA
- a CDS encoding peptidylprolyl isomerase, with protein MFNMIDFRNNNLRVIKRSLVLLAIFILFAIHLSLSAQIVARVGDFEITVQQLSQEIEYISRDDRYEQLSYLERRDIALENLIYENLIYHYALESRIEVTDQELEGYFIAQFGDLPRFSTDGFFDMQKYQTLKNTPEVRKIMNELRRELIIAKTETILKSNFHYNDQILLERYINENTNIDISFVVIKEEDANIPFFINPLDAYAYYHKNRRQYPDPEYYQVEFFIIPHDKYSSQVTVMENEIDEYFMEIESLQDNLRDEIREQIRFEKSKRLAYDEALRTRHNLINNLFADVEMLETKMYGSEFSNLNIESVFTRYELVQAIESINLNEYSPIIETDHGFLVFRVTGKETISDQFNYSIARNVWQDFVKKSVSHEYQEQYRQFYHTNLSDFIVPAAHITRLSINKNDLRNNLRTSDRLLRSFYENNLELFTLEERNLSFRELRDTIIEKLLQKELETLKDWCEVNIYLVGYDMLPSEKKILSSGVIITNEVVFLELIPNQEEISEQVKSYLIRDINTEVGSYETNQEMVYYRINSYFPAYIPSFEDVEDYLIKQLGIVSQDEQIDYQEYYVQHLNLFAAPDSLQLTGLYVPIVTDTLKIAEDEARQYYLAKMESFYSDPQTIVEYIYVLDPGAQHKDFVKQIIGWLDRQIPISLIQFCFGANLLFPQNEPFPTGELPSSIYQMLQGLAIGQREGPIYYDQGWLIIEKKGEIPARRKSYDTVREDLYDELLYNIADHIAYEKARQLFLDTNSIDDLTIVTDTLLIFTTEKRAVTDSFPPLADIIDYQQRLINLRRNEKLNTLYRDDNGYGVIFLKDKDVNQYYSYEESLPMISRLISDEQRATNAQNYITQLRELVIHDTEPDSLLIFFGGWHMATNLSINSTIPRIKYSYLIIDDAIKRNVGEVSHVIKISDNEYIFYRVDKKQRVDRDSFHHVRDHYREYIAELEFRKWLDQYRTRKVVEKY; from the coding sequence ATGTTCAATATGATTGATTTTAGAAATAACAACCTGCGAGTCATTAAACGATCATTAGTTTTGCTTGCTATATTCATTCTCTTTGCTATTCATTTATCTCTTTCGGCACAAATAGTTGCCAGAGTAGGTGATTTTGAAATCACAGTGCAGCAATTATCTCAAGAGATAGAGTATATAAGTAGGGATGATAGGTATGAACAATTAAGCTATTTAGAAAGAAGAGATATAGCACTGGAAAATCTTATTTATGAAAATCTTATATATCATTATGCTCTCGAGAGTAGAATTGAGGTAACTGACCAAGAATTAGAAGGTTATTTTATCGCTCAGTTTGGTGATTTACCTAGGTTTTCTACGGATGGATTCTTTGACATGCAGAAGTATCAGACATTGAAAAACACGCCTGAAGTACGTAAGATAATGAATGAATTACGCCGGGAGTTAATTATAGCAAAAACAGAAACTATCCTGAAGAGTAATTTTCATTACAATGATCAAATTCTGCTGGAACGCTATATAAATGAAAATACTAACATCGATATATCCTTTGTAGTAATCAAGGAAGAAGATGCTAATATACCTTTCTTTATCAATCCCCTTGATGCTTATGCATATTACCACAAGAATCGCAGGCAATATCCTGATCCGGAGTATTACCAGGTAGAGTTTTTTATCATTCCTCATGACAAATATAGTTCTCAGGTAACTGTAATGGAAAATGAAATAGATGAGTATTTCATGGAGATCGAGTCTTTACAGGACAACCTAAGGGATGAGATCAGAGAGCAGATAAGGTTTGAGAAGAGTAAAAGATTAGCGTATGATGAAGCGCTTCGGACGAGACATAATTTGATTAACAATCTTTTTGCCGATGTGGAGATGTTAGAGACCAAGATGTACGGTAGTGAGTTTTCGAATTTAAACATCGAGTCGGTATTTACAAGGTATGAGCTTGTCCAAGCAATTGAGTCGATTAACCTGAATGAGTATTCCCCAATCATAGAAACTGATCACGGTTTTCTGGTTTTTCGTGTTACAGGAAAAGAGACTATCTCTGACCAATTCAATTATTCAATTGCACGCAATGTCTGGCAAGACTTTGTTAAAAAGTCAGTCAGTCATGAGTATCAAGAACAATACAGGCAATTTTACCACACTAATCTGAGTGATTTTATTGTACCGGCAGCACACATAACCCGTCTTAGTATAAATAAAAATGATTTACGTAATAATCTGAGAACATCAGACCGTTTGTTGAGATCTTTTTATGAGAATAATCTGGAACTCTTTACTTTAGAAGAGAGGAATTTAAGTTTTCGAGAATTAAGGGATACAATAATCGAAAAATTACTCCAAAAGGAATTAGAAACGTTAAAGGACTGGTGCGAAGTTAATATCTATCTTGTCGGTTATGACATGCTGCCATCTGAGAAAAAAATACTCTCCAGTGGTGTTATCATAACTAATGAGGTAGTCTTTTTGGAACTTATACCCAACCAAGAAGAGATAAGTGAACAAGTGAAGAGTTATCTGATTCGGGATATCAATACGGAAGTGGGTAGTTATGAAACTAATCAAGAGATGGTTTACTATCGAATAAACTCTTATTTTCCTGCTTATATACCCAGTTTTGAGGATGTTGAAGATTATCTAATAAAACAGCTCGGTATTGTATCGCAAGACGAACAGATCGATTATCAAGAGTATTATGTACAGCATCTTAATCTATTTGCAGCTCCTGATAGCTTGCAACTTACAGGTTTATACGTACCCATCGTAACCGATACTTTAAAAATAGCGGAGGACGAAGCCAGGCAGTATTATTTAGCTAAGATGGAGAGTTTTTATTCTGATCCCCAAACAATAGTTGAATATATTTATGTTCTTGATCCCGGAGCTCAGCATAAAGACTTTGTTAAACAAATAATCGGTTGGTTAGATAGACAGATTCCTATCTCATTGATCCAGTTTTGTTTTGGGGCGAATTTACTATTTCCGCAAAATGAGCCATTCCCAACAGGTGAGCTGCCCTCTTCTATATATCAAATGCTACAGGGATTAGCTATCGGACAAAGGGAAGGTCCTATCTACTATGATCAGGGATGGCTGATAATAGAGAAGAAGGGAGAGATACCTGCTCGACGAAAATCTTACGATACTGTAAGAGAAGATTTGTACGATGAACTGCTGTATAATATTGCCGATCATATAGCTTATGAAAAAGCACGCCAGCTTTTTTTAGATACTAACAGTATTGATGATTTGACTATTGTTACCGACACTCTACTCATTTTCACGACAGAGAAAAGAGCAGTTACAGATAGTTTTCCACCTTTAGCTGATATTATCGACTATCAGCAAAGACTGATCAACCTGAGACGTAATGAAAAACTCAACACACTGTATAGAGATGATAATGGCTATGGGGTGATCTTTCTTAAAGATAAAGATGTCAACCAATACTACTCTTATGAAGAATCACTACCAATGATCTCAAGATTGATCTCAGATGAGCAAAGAGCGACTAATGCCCAAAACTATATTACACAATTACGAGAATTGGTGATCCATGACACAGAACCCGATTCATTGCTTATCTTTTTCGGTGGTTGGCATATGGCAACTAATCTATCAATTAATAGCACGATCCCTCGTATTAAATACAGCTATTTGATCATAGATGACGCTATCAAGAGAAATGTAGGTGAAGTAAGCCACGTAATAAAAATAAGTGATAATGAATATATTTTCTATCGGGTAGATAAAAAACAACGAGTAGATAGGGATTCTTTCCACCATGTTCGAGACCACTATCGTGAATATATTGCTGAACTCGAGTTCAGAAAATGGCTCGATCAATACAGAACAAGAAAAGTAGTGGAAAAATATTAG
- a CDS encoding 2-oxoacid:acceptor oxidoreductase subunit alpha, translating into MSTEEKKEKKEKKVITQTEAEPPKKWVLMQGNEAVAKAALEVGLNFFAGYPITPSTEIAEILAQEMPMKNGAYIQMEDEIASICAVIGASLAGAKAMTATSGPGFSLMQEGIGFAKMTETPCVVVNVQRAGPSTGLPTKPSQGDMMQSRWGSHGDAPAIVLYPDSVRETYELTIRAFNLSEKYRTCVVLLLDEVLGHMREAVCLPDMSKFRIVNRLKPTVPPEWYKHYDEDQKYLSPLASYGEGYRFHVTGLAHDVYGFPTNKPVEIATMMKRLKKKITQNIRDIVQIEKFMMEDAKVAVFAVGILARSAKSAVLALRKEGFQVGLLRPLTIWPFPDDAVRKMLKNVDTVIVPELNQGQLVHEVERLTKDKEDSDIKKIQKANGELITPNEIYKKIKEVL; encoded by the coding sequence ATGTCTACAGAAGAAAAAAAGGAAAAGAAAGAAAAAAAAGTAATTACTCAAACAGAAGCAGAACCTCCTAAAAAGTGGGTTTTGATGCAGGGGAATGAGGCAGTAGCTAAAGCTGCTCTTGAAGTAGGTCTGAATTTTTTTGCCGGATATCCCATAACTCCTTCAACCGAAATTGCTGAGATCTTGGCTCAAGAAATGCCAATGAAAAATGGGGCATATATACAAATGGAGGATGAAATCGCCAGTATATGTGCTGTTATTGGAGCTTCGTTAGCAGGCGCTAAAGCCATGACTGCAACTAGTGGACCCGGGTTCTCTCTGATGCAGGAGGGGATCGGTTTTGCCAAAATGACCGAGACTCCCTGCGTAGTCGTTAATGTTCAGCGAGCTGGTCCCAGTACTGGATTACCTACCAAACCTTCACAAGGTGATATGATGCAATCCCGTTGGGGATCTCATGGAGATGCTCCCGCCATTGTTCTCTATCCTGATTCTGTCAGAGAAACTTATGAATTAACAATTCGAGCATTTAATCTCTCTGAAAAATACCGTACCTGTGTAGTCTTACTGTTGGATGAGGTTCTCGGTCACATGCGGGAAGCGGTTTGTCTCCCCGATATGTCTAAGTTCAGAATAGTTAACCGCTTGAAACCGACAGTACCACCTGAATGGTATAAGCACTATGATGAAGACCAGAAGTATCTCTCACCTCTTGCCAGCTATGGTGAGGGCTATCGATTCCATGTAACAGGATTGGCACATGATGTTTATGGTTTTCCGACTAATAAACCTGTGGAAATAGCAACCATGATGAAACGTCTGAAGAAAAAGATTACCCAAAATATCAGAGATATTGTTCAAATAGAGAAATTTATGATGGAAGATGCCAAAGTTGCAGTCTTTGCAGTCGGAATATTAGCCAGATCAGCCAAATCAGCAGTTTTAGCTCTCCGCAAAGAGGGATTCCAAGTCGGATTATTGAGACCGTTAACTATTTGGCCATTTCCTGATGATGCTGTTCGCAAGATGCTTAAGAATGTAGATACCGTTATAGTACCGGAGCTCAATCAAGGACAATTAGTCCATGAAGTTGAGCGTTTAACGAAAGATAAAGAGGATAGTGATATTAAGAAGATCCAAAAAGCCAATGGAGAATTAATAACACCCAATGAGATCTATAAAAAGATTAAGGAGGTGTTATAA
- a CDS encoding 2-oxoacid:ferredoxin oxidoreductase subunit beta — MSGVSQKVVHQYLRHNKKFPNVWCAGCSIGIVLGSVIRAIAELQIPKDDIMMVSGIGCSSRMPVYVDFNSLHTLHGRPIPFATGIKLFKPHMKVIVITGDGDATAIGGNHFIHGARRNIDMTVIVINNNIYGMTGGQYSPTTPSGDIATTCPHGNIDPPFDICQLAIGAGASFVARTTAFHSLETQNLVKDAINHSGYSVLEVLSACPVIYGRLNKKGNASRMMEHMRDNSISIKAVDKLPAEKVENKVIRGILKQDTNMPEFTARYTQLVESLREKADKEA, encoded by the coding sequence ATGAGTGGTGTTTCACAAAAAGTCGTCCATCAATATCTAAGACATAATAAAAAATTTCCTAATGTCTGGTGTGCAGGTTGTAGTATAGGAATAGTGCTTGGTTCTGTGATCAGGGCTATTGCAGAACTTCAGATACCGAAAGATGATATCATGATGGTTTCAGGTATTGGCTGTTCCAGCCGTATGCCTGTATATGTAGATTTTAACTCTTTGCATACTCTTCACGGTCGTCCTATACCCTTTGCAACAGGGATCAAACTCTTTAAACCACACATGAAAGTAATAGTCATAACTGGTGATGGAGATGCTACTGCTATCGGAGGCAACCATTTCATTCATGGTGCTCGACGAAACATAGATATGACAGTAATTGTTATTAATAATAACATCTATGGTATGACAGGTGGTCAGTATTCTCCAACAACACCTTCCGGTGATATAGCAACAACTTGTCCTCACGGTAATATTGATCCTCCCTTTGATATCTGTCAACTTGCCATAGGAGCTGGTGCATCATTTGTTGCCCGTACAACAGCATTTCATTCGTTAGAGACGCAAAATTTAGTTAAAGATGCTATAAATCATAGTGGTTATTCTGTTTTGGAGGTACTTTCTGCTTGTCCTGTGATCTATGGAAGATTAAATAAGAAGGGGAATGCTTCCAGAATGATGGAACATATGCGTGATAATTCAATAAGTATCAAAGCTGTAGATAAATTGCCGGCTGAAAAAGTAGAGAATAAAGTTATCAGAGGGATTCTGAAACAGGATACAAATATGCCCGAATTCACGGCTCGTTATACCCAATTAGTAGAGAGTTTAAGAGAAAAAGCGGATAAGGAGGCATAA
- a CDS encoding biotin/lipoyl-binding protein encodes MNVVKGDTVLEGELLVVITPSVSRETVKQTISKTGKPKDSQISKPQTKIDGTIRAPIPGTVIDILVKEGDKVKTGDVVIILEAMKMESEIHTEKDGTVSNIKVNKGASVNEGDLLMMIGD; translated from the coding sequence ATAAATGTAGTGAAAGGAGATACCGTTTTAGAGGGTGAACTTCTGGTTGTTATAACCCCCTCTGTTTCAAGAGAAACAGTTAAGCAGACTATCTCCAAGACAGGTAAACCAAAAGATAGTCAAATATCCAAACCGCAGACCAAAATTGATGGAACGATTCGAGCTCCTATTCCCGGAACGGTCATTGATATTTTGGTAAAAGAGGGTGATAAAGTAAAGACAGGTGATGTGGTAATAATCTTGGAAGCAATGAAGATGGAATCGGAGATACACACAGAAAAAGATGGTACTGTAAGTAATATTAAGGTTAATAAAGGTGCTTCAGTAAATGAAGGTGATCTCTTGATGATGATAGGAGACTGA
- a CDS encoding sodium ion-translocating decarboxylase subunit beta, which yields MTELWQFFQTTGFAQIELTYLFMIVAGLILMFLGITKNFEPLLLIPIGFGMVLGNMPGSSGIDVPGSVLNILYSGVRYGIYPPLIFLGIGAMTDFSTLIANPKLIILGAAAQFGIFATFIGSLLLGFTVAEAGSIGIIGGADGPTSIFLSSQLSPHLVGPIAIAAYSYMALVPVIQPPIIKLLTSKEERLIRMKAPRLVSKREKILFPFVGFIVTVLIAPQASILLGMLFLGNILKESGVTDRLANTARNALVDSVTIVLGLTVGAATQANLFLRIESIQIFMLGAFAFAMATATGVVFAKIVNLFLKEKINPMIGASGVSAVPNSARVVHAVGQKEDKNNFLIMHAMAPNVAGVIGSAVAAGVLLAILGS from the coding sequence ATGACAGAGTTGTGGCAATTTTTCCAGACAACCGGATTTGCTCAAATCGAATTGACCTATCTTTTCATGATAGTTGCCGGCTTAATTCTAATGTTTCTCGGAATAACTAAAAATTTTGAACCCTTGCTACTAATCCCGATTGGTTTTGGTATGGTTCTGGGGAATATGCCAGGTTCCTCGGGTATTGATGTACCCGGGTCAGTACTTAATATTCTTTATAGTGGTGTGCGTTACGGTATCTATCCGCCTTTGATCTTCCTCGGCATTGGAGCTATGACAGACTTTTCAACTCTTATTGCCAATCCTAAGTTGATCATTCTTGGTGCTGCGGCTCAATTTGGAATATTTGCCACGTTTATTGGTTCCTTATTACTTGGCTTTACTGTTGCAGAAGCAGGTTCTATTGGTATTATTGGGGGAGCTGATGGTCCAACATCAATCTTTCTTTCATCTCAATTATCACCACACCTTGTGGGACCAATTGCGATTGCCGCTTACTCCTATATGGCCTTGGTCCCTGTTATACAACCTCCAATAATAAAGCTTCTGACCTCTAAAGAGGAACGTCTTATCAGAATGAAAGCACCAAGATTGGTCAGTAAGAGAGAAAAAATTCTGTTCCCATTTGTGGGTTTTATAGTAACTGTCTTAATAGCTCCCCAGGCATCTATACTTCTTGGAATGCTCTTTCTCGGCAATATTCTTAAAGAGAGTGGTGTAACTGACAGATTGGCTAATACAGCTAGAAATGCTCTTGTCGATTCGGTTACTATTGTGCTTGGATTAACTGTGGGAGCAGCTACGCAAGCAAATCTCTTCTTACGTATAGAATCAATACAAATATTTATGCTCGGTGCTTTCGCTTTTGCCATGGCTACTGCTACCGGAGTTGTTTTCGCCAAGATAGTCAATTTATTTCTAAAAGAAAAGATCAATCCTATGATCGGGGCATCGGGTGTTTCGGCAGTACCTAATAGTGCTAGAGTGGTCCATGCTGTCGGACAAAAAGAGGATAAAAATAACTTCTTGATCATGCATGCCATGGCACCAAATGTAGCTGGAGTGATCGGTTCAGCAGTCGCAGCAGGCGTCTTATTGGCTATTTTGGGTAGTTAA
- a CDS encoding OadG family protein, giving the protein MTQKLIKHNFLLFIVIVFSVLLVEPIYCVYQKKVDYEYSEETTLEELSKQLSIPSDKLKKYLDLPLGLDNTTTLAELQIDQEKVEKAHKQFRSKIWGFSWNIVLVGMLVIFCSLSLTGLFIGLLSRVVKYSEKPPIYGKKSDNDKKQVAKKVKIADLKSRDAGYNAVIAAITALHFHLQEAEELSKMTLTWKREPVSVWKTSGKFDMPNRVLRERSN; this is encoded by the coding sequence ATGACACAAAAATTGATCAAACATAACTTTTTGCTGTTTATTGTTATAGTATTTAGTGTTTTATTGGTTGAACCTATTTACTGCGTTTACCAAAAGAAAGTTGATTATGAATATTCAGAAGAGACAACTCTGGAAGAGTTATCTAAACAGCTTAGCATTCCGTCAGATAAGTTAAAAAAGTATTTGGATTTGCCGCTGGGATTAGATAATACAACAACACTTGCTGAGTTACAAATTGATCAAGAAAAAGTGGAAAAAGCACACAAACAATTTAGGAGTAAAATTTGGGGTTTTAGTTGGAATATTGTGCTTGTTGGGATGTTGGTCATATTTTGCAGTCTATCACTTACCGGTTTATTTATCGGTTTATTGAGCAGAGTGGTCAAATATTCCGAAAAGCCGCCAATATACGGAAAGAAATCTGATAACGATAAGAAACAAGTTGCAAAAAAAGTAAAGATTGCGGACTTAAAATCTCGAGATGCCGGCTATAATGCAGTTATTGCTGCAATAACTGCGCTACATTTTCATCTCCAAGAAGCAGAAGAGTTAAGTAAAATGACTTTAACTTGGAAGAGGGAACCTGTAAGTGTTTGGAAGACGTCAGGTAAATTTGATATGCCTAATCGTGTATTGAGAGAGAGAAGTAATTGA
- the mce gene encoding methylmalonyl-CoA epimerase: MIKKINHIGIAVKDLDKAIDFYRKLGLEVSSTEVVESQKVKIAFIPVGDTRLELLAATSEDSPIAKFIEKKGEGIQHIALDVDDVKAHIQNAIDNEIEPIDKEPRPGAHNSLIAFLHPKYTGGVLLEFCQES, translated from the coding sequence ATGATTAAGAAGATAAATCATATTGGTATAGCAGTCAAAGACCTTGATAAAGCTATTGATTTCTATCGTAAACTGGGCTTAGAGGTTTCCAGTACGGAAGTTGTAGAATCACAGAAAGTAAAGATTGCCTTTATACCGGTTGGTGATACGAGATTAGAGCTGCTTGCTGCAACATCTGAAGATAGCCCGATCGCTAAATTCATCGAGAAAAAAGGTGAAGGGATCCAGCATATAGCACTTGATGTGGATGATGTTAAAGCCCATATACAAAATGCTATCGATAATGAAATAGAACCGATAGATAAAGAACCACGACCAGGAGCTCATAATTCTCTGATAGCTTTTCTACATCCTAAATACACCGGTGGAGTATTACTCGAATTTTGCCAAGAATCATGA
- a CDS encoding 4Fe-4S binding protein: MAKKIEKSRDGVIILEDDSPEKMEVENVEVDASEDFKKTPVYIYYNWCKKCGICVSFCPTGTLGRKADGTPYVKNPEKCIHCETCDRLCPDFAITGAKR; the protein is encoded by the coding sequence ATGGCAAAAAAGATCGAAAAGAGCCGAGACGGTGTAATCATTTTAGAAGATGATTCACCGGAAAAGATGGAAGTTGAAAATGTCGAGGTAGATGCTTCCGAAGACTTTAAAAAGACACCGGTTTACATATATTACAACTGGTGTAAAAAATGTGGTATATGCGTATCATTTTGTCCAACAGGGACTCTGGGTCGTAAAGCAGATGGTACTCCTTATGTAAAGAATCCCGAAAAGTGTATCCACTGTGAAACTTGTGACCGTTTATGTCCCGACTTTGCTATTACGGGTGCAAAGAGATAA
- a CDS encoding methylmalonyl-CoA carboxyltransferase, protein MSIEEKVQILLQKREEARLGGGEKRIQAQHEKSKMTAHERLQILLDPDSFEEYDMFVTHQCHDFDMQQSIYPSDGVITGCGAINGRQVFVFAQDFTVFGGSLSKTHAEKICKIMDMAMKVGAPVIGLNDSGGARVQEGVDALAGYAEIFWRNVMASGVIPQISAIMGPCAGGAVYSPAIMDFIIMNKENSYMFVTGPKVVKTVLNEDISTEELGGAYVHSTQSGVAHFMTETEEETLLMIRKLISFLPSNNLQDPPSIANTDPIDRVVEELNLIVPDNPNKSYDMLDVINAVVDNEDFLEVAKYYAQNVIVGFARMNGYSVGIVANQPKVLAGCLDINASTKAARFVRFCDAFNIPLVVLEDVPGFLPGFNQEANGIIRNGAKLMFAFAEATVPKITVIIRKAYGGAYCVMNSRHMRADAVYAWPTAEIAVMGPKGAVEIVFRKDMKNVEDVNKVIAEKEQEYIDKFANPYKAAQKGYIDDVIVPAMTRFRIIKALETFAAKKDSIPPRKHGNIPL, encoded by the coding sequence ATGTCCATTGAAGAAAAAGTACAGATATTGTTACAAAAAAGAGAAGAAGCACGTCTTGGTGGTGGAGAAAAACGTATTCAAGCACAGCATGAAAAGAGTAAGATGACTGCCCATGAGAGGTTACAGATTCTACTCGATCCTGACAGTTTTGAAGAATATGACATGTTTGTAACTCATCAATGCCACGATTTTGATATGCAGCAATCCATCTATCCTTCAGATGGCGTAATTACCGGTTGTGGCGCTATCAATGGAAGACAGGTCTTTGTTTTTGCTCAGGACTTTACTGTCTTTGGCGGTTCTCTATCTAAAACCCATGCAGAAAAAATCTGTAAAATTATGGATATGGCGATGAAAGTAGGAGCTCCAGTTATTGGTTTGAATGATTCGGGTGGTGCTCGGGTACAGGAGGGAGTGGATGCTTTAGCCGGGTATGCTGAGATCTTCTGGCGCAATGTAATGGCTTCCGGTGTGATTCCGCAGATTTCAGCCATTATGGGTCCTTGTGCCGGTGGAGCTGTATATTCTCCTGCAATAATGGATTTCATTATCATGAATAAAGAAAATAGTTATATGTTTGTTACCGGTCCAAAAGTAGTTAAAACCGTACTCAACGAAGATATCAGTACAGAAGAACTTGGTGGTGCTTACGTTCATTCTACTCAGAGTGGTGTTGCTCATTTTATGACTGAGACAGAAGAAGAAACACTCCTTATGATAAGGAAATTGATCAGTTTCTTGCCTTCGAACAATTTACAAGATCCGCCGAGTATTGCTAATACCGATCCTATTGATCGTGTAGTTGAAGAGTTGAACCTGATAGTACCCGATAACCCTAATAAATCTTATGATATGCTCGATGTCATAAATGCGGTAGTAGATAATGAAGATTTTTTAGAAGTAGCCAAGTATTATGCTCAAAATGTTATCGTTGGTTTTGCCAGAATGAATGGCTATTCAGTAGGGATAGTTGCCAATCAGCCGAAGGTGTTAGCCGGATGTCTCGATATTAATGCCTCAACCAAAGCTGCCAGATTTGTTCGTTTTTGTGATGCTTTTAATATACCTTTAGTAGTATTGGAAGATGTTCCTGGATTTTTACCCGGCTTCAACCAGGAAGCAAATGGGATAATTCGTAATGGAGCTAAATTGATGTTTGCCTTTGCCGAAGCAACAGTGCCCAAAATAACAGTAATAATAAGAAAAGCTTATGGTGGTGCTTATTGTGTGATGAACAGCAGGCATATGAGGGCAGATGCAGTGTATGCGTGGCCAACTGCTGAAATCGCAGTAATGGGTCCCAAAGGTGCAGTAGAAATTGTTTTTAGAAAAGATATGAAGAACGTCGAAGATGTTAATAAAGTGATTGCTGAAAAAGAACAAGAGTATATTGATAAGTTTGCTAATCCATATAAAGCTGCTCAAAAAGGGTATATAGATGATGTAATAGTTCCTGCTATGACAAGATTTCGTATCATCAAAGCATTGGAAACTTTTGCTGCTAAAAAAGATTCAATACCGCCAAGAAAACATGGCAACATACCATTATAA